The proteins below come from a single Tachysurus fulvidraco isolate hzauxx_2018 chromosome 13, HZAU_PFXX_2.0, whole genome shotgun sequence genomic window:
- the LOC125146185 gene encoding DNA-directed RNA polymerase II subunit RPB1-like: protein MNPSPPGRSIQPGYTRRDPRPSPYPRPAPADPMAGYRRFQLRHIISELTTLLEQLISPELPAHAYLPSPIMRNPPVLMSSSQTTLVNLVDRGSQTDGCPHAHPCTREPGTPGSPPPYAYVRPLSPTFPSSPSYSNPASPDYTPESPDYTPGSPDYTPGSPDYTPTTPLY, encoded by the exons ATGA ATCCTTCACCTCCAGGTCGGTCAATTCAGCCTGGCTACACCCGCCGGGACCCTCGTCCTTCTCCCTATCCAAGACCTGCGCCTGCTGACCCCATGGCCGGCTATCGCCGCTTCCAACTGCGTCATATCATCTCTGAGCTCACTACGCTTCTGGAACAGCTCATTTCTCCTGAACTGCCTGCGCATGCTTATCTGCCATCCCCTATTATGAGAAATCCTCCTGTTCTCATGTCCTCCTCTCAAACCACTCTGGTAAACCTCGTGGACAGGGGATCTCAAACTGATGGCTGTCCTCATGCTCACCCTTGCACCCGTGAGCCTGGAACTCCCGGCTCCCCCCCTCCTTATGCCTATGTTCGTCCCCTCTCTCCCACCTTTCCATCTTCTCCCTCTTATTCTAACCCTGcgtctccagattacactcctgaatctccagattacactcctggatctccagattacactcctggatctccagattacactcctactACTCCCCTTTACTAA